A single genomic interval of Mycobacterium sp. DL592 harbors:
- a CDS encoding MCE family protein encodes MRLNRWIKIQLAIFGVVTVTAGAVMIFGYIDVPAMLGVGRYTVTMQLPSAGGLYEGANVTYRGTEVGRVRAVRLTDDGVQAELSLRSDVQIPVDLDAQVHSTSAIGEQYVALLPRSAHAPALKAGDVIRADRTSVPPDIGTLLDAANRGLQAIPRDNLKTVVDESDLAIGGLGPEISRIVQGSTRLAGDARANLDPLTTLIDHSAPLLDSQVNTAESVHAWAAHLADLTGQLKDSAAAVAGLIRQGGDAASQARQLMERLNPSLPVLMSNLLGIGQLAVTYQPAIEQLLVLLPMGVQVMQGGTVANRDSKHPGLVLSFNLNLNLPPPCTTGYLPAQQQRIPTEVDTPDRTSDDLYCRIPQDSWMAVRGARNLPCLTKPGKRAPTAKMCKSDDVYVPLNDGFNWKGDPNGTLSGQDIPQPPPDSAPPPASPGPLPPIAAAYYDPANGTYVGPDGRTYTQSDLAPRNAPRTWQNMLTPDPGN; translated from the coding sequence ATGCGTCTGAACAGGTGGATCAAGATTCAGCTGGCGATCTTCGGGGTCGTCACGGTGACTGCCGGAGCGGTGATGATCTTCGGATACATCGACGTACCGGCGATGCTGGGCGTAGGCCGCTACACCGTCACGATGCAGCTGCCCTCGGCCGGCGGACTGTACGAAGGCGCGAATGTCACCTACCGCGGTACCGAGGTCGGGCGAGTCCGCGCTGTGCGCCTCACCGATGACGGTGTGCAAGCCGAACTGTCGCTGAGATCTGATGTCCAGATTCCCGTCGACCTTGACGCTCAGGTGCACAGCACCTCAGCCATCGGCGAGCAGTACGTCGCCCTACTTCCCCGCAGCGCACATGCGCCGGCGCTGAAGGCCGGCGACGTGATCCGCGCGGACCGCACCTCAGTGCCGCCCGATATCGGGACCTTGCTCGACGCCGCGAACCGCGGACTGCAGGCAATCCCGCGCGACAACCTCAAGACCGTCGTCGACGAGAGCGACCTGGCCATCGGCGGCCTGGGCCCCGAGATCTCCAGGATCGTGCAGGGGTCCACCCGGCTGGCCGGCGACGCGCGCGCCAACCTGGACCCGCTGACCACGCTGATCGATCACTCTGCGCCACTGCTGGATTCGCAGGTCAACACCGCCGAGTCCGTTCACGCCTGGGCGGCACACCTCGCCGATCTGACCGGACAGCTGAAGGATTCCGCCGCCGCCGTCGCCGGGCTGATCCGGCAAGGAGGGGACGCCGCAAGCCAGGCCCGCCAGCTGATGGAACGCCTCAATCCCAGCCTGCCGGTCCTGATGTCGAATCTGCTCGGCATCGGCCAACTCGCCGTCACCTACCAACCGGCGATCGAGCAGTTGCTGGTGCTGCTGCCCATGGGCGTACAAGTCATGCAGGGCGGAACTGTGGCCAACCGGGACAGCAAGCATCCCGGCCTGGTGCTGTCGTTCAACCTCAATCTCAACCTGCCACCGCCGTGTACGACGGGTTACCTTCCCGCCCAACAACAGCGGATTCCCACCGAGGTCGACACCCCGGACCGCACCTCCGACGATCTGTACTGCCGGATACCGCAGGACTCGTGGATGGCGGTACGCGGAGCCCGTAACCTGCCGTGCCTGACCAAGCCGGGCAAGCGGGCACCGACGGCGAAGATGTGCAAGAGCGACGACGTCTACGTACCCCTCAACGACGGTTTCAACTGGAAAGGAGATCCCAACGGGACGTTATCAGGACAGGACATCCCGCAACCGCCGCCCGACTCGGCGCCCCCGCCCGCGTCGCCCGGCCCGCTACCGCCGATCGCCGCCGCCTACTACGACCCGGCCAACGGCACCTATGTCGGGCCCGACGGGCGCACCTACACGCAATCCGACCTTGCGCCACGAAACGCGCCCAGGACGTGGCAGAACATGCTCACACCGGATCCGGGCAATTAA
- a CDS encoding MCE family protein: MIPVTRPRRTAVVLAAVMLAIAVSSTACEWHGLNSLSLPGTQGQGPGSFVVQAQLPDVGYIQQNSRVRVGDVNVGTITRIERQGWHALVTMTLNGDVDLPANATVKVGQTSLLGSLHLELAPPTDAAPEGKLHNGSLIPLQAAAAYPGTDETLAALSMLLNGGGIGQIQDITAAFATAFAHREADLRSLIDQLDQFTGRVNAQTGDIIAATDSFNGLVAQFAAQKPVLDKAVRSIPDALAVLAQQRERLTEALAAFGRFSALATDTVNQTKENLVKELKEVAPVLRSLADAGPDLTRSLDFLGTFPWPKGPLDKWIRGDYANITAIVDLTLSRIDNTLFSGTRWEGNLTELEMQWGRTIGQLPSPYTAGNPLVAPYHLDQGP, encoded by the coding sequence ATGATCCCGGTAACCCGACCGCGGCGCACTGCCGTCGTGCTGGCGGCGGTAATGCTGGCGATCGCCGTCAGTTCCACCGCATGCGAGTGGCACGGTCTGAACTCGCTGTCGCTGCCAGGAACTCAAGGGCAAGGCCCCGGTTCGTTCGTCGTGCAGGCGCAGCTCCCTGACGTCGGCTACATCCAGCAGAACTCGCGAGTGCGGGTCGGCGACGTCAACGTGGGAACCATCACGAGGATCGAGCGTCAAGGGTGGCATGCGTTGGTCACCATGACTCTCAACGGCGACGTCGACCTGCCCGCCAACGCCACCGTCAAGGTTGGCCAGACGAGCCTGCTGGGTTCCCTGCATCTGGAACTGGCGCCGCCGACCGATGCGGCGCCCGAAGGCAAGCTCCACAACGGGTCGCTCATCCCGTTGCAGGCAGCCGCGGCCTACCCCGGCACCGACGAGACGCTGGCGGCACTGTCGATGCTGCTCAACGGCGGCGGAATCGGACAGATTCAGGACATCACCGCCGCGTTCGCCACCGCCTTCGCGCACCGAGAAGCCGACTTGCGCAGTCTCATCGACCAATTGGACCAATTCACCGGCCGAGTCAATGCCCAAACCGGCGATATCATCGCCGCGACTGACAGCTTCAACGGGCTTGTCGCGCAGTTCGCCGCCCAGAAGCCCGTACTGGACAAGGCGGTTCGCTCCATTCCCGACGCACTGGCGGTACTGGCGCAGCAACGCGAGCGTCTCACCGAGGCGCTTGCAGCATTCGGCAGATTCAGCGCCTTGGCCACCGACACCGTCAACCAGACGAAGGAGAATCTGGTCAAGGAACTCAAAGAGGTCGCACCTGTGTTGCGGTCCCTGGCCGACGCGGGTCCCGATCTGACCCGGTCGCTGGATTTCCTGGGAACGTTCCCCTGGCCGAAAGGACCGCTGGACAAGTGGATTCGCGGTGACTACGCCAACATCACCGCCATCGTCGACCTGACGTTGAGCCGCATCGACAACACCCTGTTCTCCGGCACCCGATGGGAAGGCAATCTGACCGAGCTGGAGATGCAGTGGGGACGGACCATCGGACAGCTCCCCAGTCCCTACACGGCGGGCAATCCGCTGGTTGCCCCCTACCACCTCGATCAAGGGCCGTGA